A section of the Mycolicibacterium anyangense genome encodes:
- a CDS encoding oxygenase MpaB family protein → MTELAEPTPATDALPLGPQSLVWRYFGDNRMFLIGPRPAVLQNMLAQLGQGVFDHSVWFADTAARIKRSLPPIFMTVYGSDDDNAGPRVRDFHVNIKGDMPDGSRYHALDPDTYYWAHATFFDQALYFADTFVKRLTRAEKEQMYSESKTWYRRYGVSDRPMPADYTEFERYWDHMINDVLVAHPTAKYGIGYVTKGFPKPKAVHPLVWRLVSPVFNPVAAFLTTGGMPPRTREVLGLPWSGRKERAYQLFAALWRSRAVNWLWDHLPMTVRYNGYARKGFAQA, encoded by the coding sequence ATGACGGAGCTTGCCGAACCGACGCCCGCGACCGACGCCCTGCCGTTGGGTCCGCAGTCACTGGTGTGGCGCTACTTCGGCGACAACCGCATGTTCCTCATCGGTCCGCGCCCCGCCGTGCTGCAGAACATGCTGGCCCAGCTCGGCCAGGGGGTGTTCGACCACTCGGTCTGGTTCGCCGACACCGCGGCGCGGATCAAGCGCTCCCTGCCCCCGATCTTCATGACGGTCTACGGCAGTGACGACGACAACGCCGGCCCGCGGGTCCGCGACTTCCACGTCAACATCAAGGGCGACATGCCTGACGGGAGTCGCTACCACGCGCTGGACCCCGATACCTACTACTGGGCCCACGCCACCTTCTTCGACCAAGCGCTCTACTTCGCCGACACCTTCGTCAAGCGCCTCACCCGCGCCGAGAAGGAGCAGATGTACTCCGAATCCAAGACCTGGTACCGCCGCTACGGGGTCAGCGACCGGCCGATGCCCGCCGACTACACCGAGTTCGAGCGGTATTGGGACCACATGATCAACGACGTGCTCGTCGCCCACCCGACCGCCAAGTACGGTATCGGCTACGTCACCAAGGGCTTTCCCAAGCCCAAGGCGGTCCATCCACTGGTGTGGCGGCTGGTATCGCCGGTCTTCAACCCGGTGGCGGCCTTCCTCACCACCGGCGGAATGCCGCCGCGCACCCGGGAGGTGCTGGGCTTGCCGTGGAGTGGCCGCAAGGAGCGCGCCTATCAACTCTTCGCCGCGCTGTGGCGCTCCCGTGCGGTCAACTGGCTGTGGGATCATCTTCCGATGACGGTGCGCTACAACGGTTACGCCAGAAAAGGTTTCGCGCAGGCGTAG
- a CDS encoding TetR/AcrR family transcriptional regulator: protein MADPSTEAILDAALVEFDRHGIRRVALDDVARRAGVSRTTIYRRFANKDDLVAAVMDRENVRLFADIADELSSSRPQSNYYVEAFTQAILRSREHRVLHRMVLDEPALTLELARTHYAAAVLRIEQALQVIFPAGFAERIGPQAVHDLADCIWRYALMIQLLPSAEPVDTADDIRAFATKHFLPSLPEALRTVPV, encoded by the coding sequence ATGGCTGACCCGTCCACCGAAGCGATCCTCGACGCCGCGCTCGTCGAGTTCGACCGGCATGGCATCCGACGGGTTGCGCTCGACGACGTGGCCCGCCGCGCCGGGGTGAGTCGCACGACGATCTACCGGCGGTTCGCCAACAAGGACGACCTGGTCGCCGCGGTGATGGACCGGGAGAACGTGCGACTGTTCGCCGACATCGCCGACGAACTCTCAAGCTCACGCCCGCAGAGCAATTACTACGTCGAGGCGTTCACCCAGGCGATCCTGCGCAGCCGCGAGCACCGGGTACTGCACCGGATGGTGCTCGACGAGCCCGCACTGACTCTGGAGCTGGCCCGCACCCACTATGCGGCCGCGGTCCTGCGAATCGAGCAGGCTCTGCAGGTGATCTTCCCGGCCGGTTTCGCCGAGCGGATCGGGCCGCAGGCCGTCCACGACCTGGCCGACTGTATCTGGCGATACGCCCTGATGATCCAGCTGCTGCCCAGTGCCGAACCGGTCGACACCGCTGACGACATCAGAGCCTTTGCCACCAAGCACTTTCTGCCCAGCCTTCCCGAGGCGTTGCGCACGGTGCCCGTTTAG
- a CDS encoding Rieske (2Fe-2S) protein, with translation MTDRGLHTAIEDLLAGRSPRGFDPNEFEAAQLRTAIELVAARPGADTPSPEFVGTLKARLAQQMSGETPPPRRTISSTRRQVIIGTAAAATAAVASVSVDRLLSPVAEQGDGGELAPTDGAWRAVADSSALTEGSVHAFDLGSVKGFVRRVKGAVSAVSGICTHQGCALWFDQGADRLRCPCHLTSFSPAGQVVSHALPIAPKPLPHFDVRERDGVVEVLAPPIQPS, from the coding sequence ATGACCGATCGCGGATTGCACACCGCCATCGAGGACCTGTTGGCGGGACGATCGCCCCGAGGATTCGATCCCAACGAGTTCGAGGCCGCCCAGTTGCGAACTGCCATCGAACTGGTCGCCGCCCGGCCGGGAGCCGATACGCCCTCGCCGGAGTTCGTCGGCACTCTCAAAGCCCGCCTGGCACAGCAGATGTCCGGTGAGACACCACCACCACGGCGCACCATCTCCTCGACCCGCCGCCAGGTGATCATCGGAACCGCGGCGGCGGCCACTGCCGCGGTCGCATCGGTGTCGGTCGACCGGCTACTCTCCCCGGTCGCCGAGCAGGGCGACGGCGGCGAGCTGGCTCCCACCGACGGCGCATGGCGCGCCGTCGCGGACAGTTCCGCACTCACCGAGGGTTCCGTTCACGCGTTCGATCTTGGTTCGGTCAAGGGATTCGTCCGCCGGGTCAAAGGTGCGGTCTCGGCGGTCTCGGGTATCTGCACCCACCAGGGCTGCGCCTTGTGGTTCGACCAGGGCGCCGATCGGCTACGGTGCCCATGCCATCTGACGTCGTTCTCCCCTGCCGGCCAAGTGGTCTCGCATGCCCTGCCGATCGCGCCCAAACCGCTGCCGCACTTCGATGTTCGCGAACGCGATGGCGTGGTCGAAGTGCTCGCACCACCCATCCAGCCGTCCTGA
- a CDS encoding RNA polymerase sigma factor encodes MPARERREPHPDLRLVSDERYPNWEAVYEDNVLWVYRTIFNRVGNRPDAEDLTSEVFLTAMRPLRLTASVAEVRSYLRATARTVLAAHWRSTMGQQITTIDDLPVPVLAEPIPSTAPQRLTSVLAALPDNYRRVLELRFLQGLSVRDTAGALGVSVNNAKVLQHRALRLAAQIDDGTR; translated from the coding sequence ATGCCCGCGCGCGAAAGACGGGAGCCGCACCCCGATTTGCGGCTGGTGTCCGACGAGCGCTACCCGAATTGGGAAGCGGTCTACGAGGACAACGTTCTGTGGGTCTACCGCACCATCTTCAACCGGGTCGGTAACCGGCCGGACGCCGAAGACTTGACCTCCGAGGTCTTCCTGACTGCGATGCGGCCACTGCGGTTGACCGCGAGCGTCGCCGAGGTGCGGTCCTACCTACGTGCCACGGCGCGCACCGTGCTGGCCGCCCACTGGCGCTCCACAATGGGACAGCAGATCACCACTATCGACGATCTTCCCGTTCCAGTCTTGGCAGAGCCCATCCCCAGCACCGCGCCACAACGGTTGACCTCGGTGCTCGCCGCCCTACCCGACAACTACCGACGAGTCCTGGAACTCCGTTTCCTGCAGGGACTTTCGGTTCGTGACACGGCCGGTGCGCTCGGTGTGAGCGTGAACAACGCCAAGGTTCTGCAACACCGCGCACTGCGGCTGGCCGCGCAGATCGACGACGGGACACGGTGA
- a CDS encoding cupredoxin domain-containing protein, with product MTRTRAGTAAVLATAGITALVACSHPVATPAPDFGANGGTPVGMSGMTGMPVPSSQSSAPATSAQQPVVGTAVDITNFAFTPATLTVKVGDTVTWTNHDEEPHTVVADDGSFHSPGLGTNDKYTFTFTAPGSFSYLCSIHPFMHGTVVVSA from the coding sequence ATGACTCGCACCCGCGCCGGCACCGCTGCGGTGCTGGCCACCGCCGGCATCACCGCCCTGGTTGCCTGCTCGCACCCGGTCGCGACACCCGCACCGGACTTCGGCGCCAACGGTGGGACGCCGGTCGGTATGTCGGGAATGACCGGGATGCCGGTGCCGTCGAGTCAGTCTTCGGCGCCCGCCACGTCCGCCCAGCAGCCGGTTGTCGGCACCGCTGTCGACATCACCAATTTCGCGTTCACTCCGGCCACCCTGACGGTCAAGGTCGGTGACACCGTCACGTGGACCAACCATGACGAGGAACCGCACACCGTCGTCGCCGATGACGGGTCGTTCCACTCACCAGGCCTCGGGACCAACGACAAGTACACCTTCACGTTCACCGCGCCCGGCAGTTTCAGCTACCTCTGCAGCATCCATCCGTTCATGCACGGCACCGTGGTGGTGTCGGCATGA
- a CDS encoding metallophosphoesterase family protein: MTGQRDPQQMTRRQLMRHSAWFGAAVGLSVVGGEVLSHLATAPAAVNDRPTLRFAQVSDSHIGFTGTANPDVTASFGHAIDRINNLGYTPDFVIHTGDLTHVATPAQFDQVKQMMSTMKTPHVFTVPGEHDSVDDAGQKYRSVFGAGTRGDGWYSFDIAGVHVLGLVNTLNLKKLGHLGVDQLEFIEKDLAPLPSDTPIVVFSHIPLFAMYPDWGWGTDDAAQALGYMRRFASVTCLNGHVHQVFSKTEGNVTFYSATTTAYPLPAPGDGPAPKPVTLPAGRLRDALGIREVTYRRGEQALALKEERLQ, translated from the coding sequence ATGACGGGGCAGCGCGATCCGCAGCAGATGACGCGCCGGCAGCTGATGCGCCACAGCGCCTGGTTCGGTGCCGCGGTCGGACTGAGCGTGGTCGGGGGCGAGGTGCTCTCCCACCTCGCGACCGCCCCGGCCGCGGTCAACGACCGCCCGACCCTGCGTTTTGCCCAAGTCAGCGACAGCCACATCGGTTTCACCGGAACGGCGAACCCGGATGTCACCGCGTCGTTCGGTCACGCGATCGACCGCATCAACAACCTCGGCTACACACCGGATTTCGTCATCCACACCGGCGACCTGACGCACGTGGCGACGCCGGCGCAGTTCGACCAGGTGAAGCAGATGATGAGCACGATGAAGACACCGCACGTGTTCACCGTGCCCGGTGAGCACGACTCGGTGGACGACGCCGGCCAGAAGTACCGTTCGGTGTTCGGTGCCGGAACTCGCGGCGACGGCTGGTACAGCTTCGACATCGCCGGGGTCCACGTCCTGGGCCTGGTGAACACGTTGAACCTCAAGAAGCTGGGTCACCTCGGTGTCGACCAGCTGGAGTTCATCGAGAAGGACCTTGCCCCGTTGCCATCGGACACCCCGATCGTCGTGTTCAGCCACATCCCGCTGTTCGCCATGTATCCGGACTGGGGATGGGGCACCGACGATGCCGCCCAAGCCCTGGGCTACATGCGCCGATTCGCCTCCGTCACCTGCCTCAACGGTCATGTGCACCAGGTCTTTTCCAAGACCGAGGGCAACGTCACCTTCTACAGCGCGACCACAACGGCCTATCCGCTTCCTGCTCCCGGCGACGGACCGGCCCCCAAACCGGTGACGCTGCCGGCCGGGCGGCTGCGCGACGCGCTCGGCATCCGGGAGGTCACCTACCGCCGGGGTGAACAGGCGCTGGCGCTGAAAGAGGAGCGGTTGCAATGA
- a CDS encoding phosphotransferase, translating to MASRTDRGERMQDRQALLHGIATTIDAAFGAGIADVHPLGGEFDQTFAATTVSGSRCVVKVYPAQDVDGVRWQHRLLDQLAGSVPVAAVRRTRSGDDVVPLGDGRYLGMYSWLDGTLLADLPSHQPGLLADWGATAARIVIALAGAHAVGAVPATHTWDLLAAPRALTQALPAIDVPTHREIVDEALALFADVVAPAAASLPKSVVHQDLNDFNVLADPAGQLIAGVIDFADALYTARVCEPAIAGAYAMLRKDDPVSALAEVTAGFHRVMPLTEAELALVFPLARVRLAVNAATWTARRAGPAKVYGQARSQHTWRTLEQLRAIPLDTAQERIRGAIGTDSVGRTPHRP from the coding sequence GTGGCATCGAGAACCGATCGGGGGGAGCGGATGCAGGATCGACAGGCCCTGCTGCATGGCATCGCGACGACGATCGATGCCGCGTTCGGGGCAGGAATTGCCGACGTGCATCCCCTTGGCGGCGAGTTCGACCAGACATTCGCCGCGACGACCGTCTCCGGTAGCCGGTGTGTCGTCAAGGTGTACCCAGCCCAGGACGTCGACGGCGTCCGGTGGCAGCACCGGCTGCTCGACCAGCTCGCCGGGAGTGTCCCGGTCGCCGCCGTCCGCCGGACGCGGTCCGGCGATGATGTCGTTCCACTGGGCGACGGCCGCTACCTGGGCATGTACTCGTGGCTGGACGGGACGCTGCTTGCCGATCTGCCGTCGCATCAGCCGGGCCTGCTCGCGGACTGGGGTGCCACCGCGGCGAGGATCGTGATCGCTCTGGCCGGTGCGCACGCCGTCGGGGCGGTACCGGCCACCCACACGTGGGATCTCCTGGCAGCTCCGCGCGCGCTCACCCAGGCGCTACCCGCGATCGACGTACCGACGCACCGCGAGATCGTCGACGAGGCACTTGCGCTCTTCGCCGACGTCGTCGCGCCCGCCGCGGCGTCGTTGCCCAAAAGTGTTGTGCATCAGGACCTCAATGACTTCAACGTGCTTGCCGACCCGGCCGGACAGCTGATCGCCGGTGTGATCGACTTCGCGGATGCGCTCTACACCGCCCGGGTGTGTGAACCGGCCATCGCCGGTGCGTACGCCATGCTGCGCAAGGACGACCCGGTCTCCGCGCTGGCCGAGGTGACCGCCGGGTTCCACCGGGTCATGCCGCTCACCGAGGCCGAGCTGGCGTTGGTCTTCCCGCTGGCCCGGGTCCGGCTCGCGGTCAACGCCGCCACCTGGACGGCTCGGCGTGCCGGACCAGCCAAGGTATACGGCCAGGCTCGTTCACAACACACCTGGCGGACACTGGAGCAACTGCGCGCTATCCCGCTGGACACGGCGCAGGAACGGATCCGTGGCGCCATCGGCACCGACTCGGTCGGAAGGACCCCGCATCGCCCATGA
- a CDS encoding aspartate aminotransferase family protein, whose product MVNGFDPQRISALSAKTRDAIQRRNQVLGPVYRLFYDDPVEVLRGSGTYLYDSDGNQYLDAYNNVPCIGHSHPAVADAVARQLHTVNTNTRYLQPSVTAYAEDLLSTFPAALSNIVFTCSGSEANDLALRVAKYVTGNRGIIVTANAYHGVTETVAAISPSLGTHSPLDIHVRVVEPLDCDRADRGGHLRDQIRSATEDLHRHGVGLAAFIADSIFSSDGVISDPPGFLAPAIEEVHRAGGLYIADEVQPGFGRTGQAWWGFQRHGIEPDIATIGKPMGNGMPIAAAIFRPDLLVEFGQNIRYFNTFGGNTVCIAAAQAVLDTIRSDGLIERAARVGAHLKAGVLAASSENRIVGDVRGCGLFLGVDVIDPADGTPDPAQAAAVVNELRRRRVLISASGPRGNVLKIRPPLAFDEPDADRFLTEFAAALVAAQ is encoded by the coding sequence ATGGTCAATGGATTTGACCCGCAACGGATCTCGGCGCTGTCCGCCAAGACCCGCGACGCGATCCAACGCCGCAACCAGGTGCTCGGCCCGGTGTACCGGCTGTTCTATGACGACCCCGTCGAGGTGCTCCGTGGCAGTGGCACCTACCTCTACGACTCGGACGGCAACCAGTACCTCGACGCCTACAACAACGTTCCCTGTATTGGGCACTCCCACCCGGCCGTCGCCGACGCCGTCGCGCGCCAACTGCACACAGTCAACACCAATACCCGCTATCTGCAGCCGAGCGTCACGGCATACGCCGAGGACTTGCTGTCCACCTTCCCGGCAGCGCTGTCGAACATCGTCTTCACCTGTTCGGGTTCGGAAGCCAACGACCTTGCCCTGCGGGTGGCCAAGTACGTCACCGGTAACCGCGGAATCATCGTGACCGCCAACGCCTACCACGGCGTCACCGAAACGGTAGCCGCCATCTCGCCGTCACTGGGCACCCACTCGCCACTGGACATCCATGTGCGCGTCGTCGAACCTCTCGACTGCGACCGGGCTGATCGTGGTGGGCACCTGAGAGACCAGATCCGTTCCGCCACTGAAGATCTGCACCGACACGGAGTGGGCCTCGCCGCCTTCATCGCCGACAGCATCTTCTCCTCCGACGGAGTGATCAGCGACCCGCCGGGCTTTCTCGCCCCGGCGATCGAGGAGGTGCACCGGGCAGGCGGGTTGTACATCGCCGACGAGGTCCAACCCGGGTTCGGCCGCACCGGCCAGGCGTGGTGGGGTTTTCAGCGCCACGGCATCGAGCCGGATATCGCCACCATCGGCAAGCCGATGGGTAACGGCATGCCGATCGCAGCGGCCATCTTCCGGCCCGATCTGCTCGTCGAATTCGGGCAGAACATCCGCTATTTCAACACCTTCGGCGGCAATACCGTCTGCATCGCCGCCGCACAAGCCGTGCTGGACACCATCCGCTCCGACGGTCTCATCGAGCGGGCGGCGCGCGTCGGCGCGCATCTGAAGGCTGGCGTACTGGCGGCCTCGTCCGAGAACCGCATCGTGGGTGACGTACGCGGTTGCGGGCTCTTCCTCGGCGTCGACGTCATCGACCCGGCCGACGGCACACCCGACCCCGCGCAGGCGGCGGCCGTCGTGAACGAGCTGCGCCGCAGGCGCGTGCTCATCTCCGCCTCGGGGCCGCGGGGCAACGTCCTCAAGATTCGTCCGCCGCTGGCGTTCGATGAACCCGACGCGGACCGGTTCCTGACGGAGTTCGCCGCCGCACTCGTCGCCGCGCAGTAG
- a CDS encoding TetR/AcrR family transcriptional regulator, which yields MATRRVHTGRRPGTTTTRELIEDVARKQFAELGYDRTSIRSVAKQADVDPALVTHFFGKKWELFLAVVELAVDPPALIETVVTGDQSLVGLRLANVLVDTLDDETRRRRMLSMMRAATSEPAAAELVREYLTRNVLLPIAERLGVPDAEYRAALVMSQVVGFTMARYVVALKPLETRARDRVITDLGTTFQHYLRGDLAP from the coding sequence TTGGCGACTCGACGTGTCCATACCGGTCGACGGCCCGGAACCACGACCACCCGTGAGCTGATCGAGGATGTCGCCCGCAAACAGTTCGCCGAACTGGGGTACGACCGCACCTCGATTCGCTCGGTCGCCAAACAAGCCGACGTTGATCCGGCGCTGGTCACCCACTTCTTCGGCAAGAAATGGGAACTGTTCCTGGCCGTCGTGGAACTTGCCGTCGATCCGCCGGCCCTCATCGAGACCGTGGTGACGGGTGATCAATCCTTGGTGGGGCTGCGGCTGGCCAACGTGCTCGTCGACACCCTCGACGACGAGACCCGCCGACGCCGGATGCTGAGCATGATGCGCGCCGCCACCTCCGAACCCGCCGCAGCGGAGCTGGTGCGCGAGTACCTGACACGAAATGTGTTGCTGCCCATCGCCGAACGCCTCGGTGTCCCCGACGCCGAGTATCGGGCAGCCCTGGTGATGTCGCAGGTCGTGGGTTTCACCATGGCCCGCTACGTGGTCGCCCTGAAGCCGCTGGAGACGAGGGCGCGCGACCGCGTCATCACCGACCTCGGAACTACGTTCCAGCACTACCTCCGTGGGGATCTCGCGCCGTGA
- a CDS encoding MmpS family transport accessory protein, protein MTGAHPSIGRLLVRSWTVVVAVVVIVIAGFCVYRLHGIFGSHNDVSAGGALPNDNTASTPKHLVIEVFGAPGAVASISYLDINAQPQHVADATLPWSYDVTTTQPGVFTNVVAQGNTDSLGCRITIDGQVKDERTTTTQNAYTYCLEKSG, encoded by the coding sequence GTGACGGGTGCTCATCCCTCGATCGGCCGGCTGCTGGTGCGTAGCTGGACGGTGGTGGTCGCCGTCGTGGTCATCGTGATCGCAGGCTTCTGTGTCTACCGCCTGCACGGCATCTTCGGCTCCCACAACGACGTCTCGGCCGGCGGGGCGCTTCCGAACGACAACACGGCCTCGACGCCCAAGCATCTGGTGATCGAGGTCTTCGGTGCCCCGGGTGCGGTGGCGTCGATCAGCTACCTCGACATCAACGCGCAACCCCAGCACGTCGCCGACGCCACGCTGCCGTGGTCCTACGACGTCACCACCACGCAGCCAGGTGTCTTCACCAACGTGGTCGCCCAAGGTAACACCGACTCCCTGGGATGCCGGATCACCATCGATGGCCAGGTCAAGGACGAGCGCACCACCACCACCCAGAACGCCTACACCTACTGCCTGGAGAAGTCCGGATGA
- a CDS encoding MMPL/RND family transporter produces MTEQQREGVEFAIARIIRRFSVLIVLLWLLIAATTNVFVPLLEDVGKAHNVSLISPDSPSLQAMKRMGKAFGEYDSDSVAMVVLEGDQPLGPDAHSYYDALVRKLSADTAHVQHVQDFWGDPLTAGAAQSNDGKASYVQLNLAGNQGDSLSLQSVDAVRAIVDHTPRPPGVRTYVTGAAPLFADQLSVGSAGVGKVTVITIVVIMAMLLFIYRSISAAVVTLLTVLVELSAARGIVSLLASSGVIGLSTFATNLLTLLVIAAGTDYAIFLVGRYHEARQLGEDRETAFYTMYRSTAHVILGSGLTVVGAVLCLSFTRLPYFKSMGPPSAIGVAVALMAALTLAPAVLSVASLFGLLEPKRVLRTRTWRRIGTAVVRWPGPILVVSVGVALIGLLALPGYKTSYDQRRYLPGSAPAVAGYAAAERHFSQARLNPELLMIETDHDMRNPADMILLERVARAVFHTPGIAEVQSITRPLGTPLDHTSLGFQLSAQSVGQIENLPFQQARAADILKQVAEIDTSIDTLRQQLALQQQANAATDEQAKAFHQTVEIAQELRDKIANFDDFFRPLRNYFYWEPHCFDIPACAALRSIFDALDGVDALTDQLGNVTASLDKLTALQPKLLALIPTQIASQQANRDLAMTNYATNSGIAANSEANLANATAMGQAFDAAKSDDSFYLPPEVFSNPEFQRGLRLFLSPDGKAARLIITHDGDPATPDGIAHIAALRAAAKEAVKGTPLGKSDIYLGGTASTYKDISEGAKYDLMIAAISALSLILLIMVFVTRSLVAALVIVGTVALSLGASFGLSVLLWQDLLGIQLYWIVLALSVILLLAVGSDYNLLLISRFREEIHAGLNTGIIRAMVGSGSVVTSAGLVFAATMAAFVFSDLRAIGQVGTTIALGLLFDTLIVRSFMTPSIAALLGRWFWWPQRVRPRPASQMLQPYGTRSSVRQLLLWDDDDEHSGAKSGTVTQ; encoded by the coding sequence ATGACCGAACAACAGCGGGAGGGCGTCGAGTTCGCCATCGCCCGCATCATTCGCCGGTTTTCCGTGCTGATCGTGCTGTTGTGGTTGCTGATCGCCGCAACGACCAACGTGTTCGTGCCGCTGCTGGAGGATGTCGGCAAGGCGCACAACGTCTCATTGATCTCACCGGACTCACCGTCGTTGCAGGCGATGAAGCGAATGGGAAAGGCATTCGGCGAGTACGACTCGGACAGCGTGGCGATGGTCGTGCTCGAAGGCGATCAGCCGCTCGGCCCGGATGCCCACTCCTACTACGATGCGTTGGTCCGCAAGCTGTCCGCTGACACCGCCCATGTACAGCATGTCCAGGATTTCTGGGGCGACCCGCTGACGGCAGGGGCGGCGCAGAGCAACGACGGTAAGGCCTCCTATGTGCAGTTGAATCTCGCTGGCAATCAGGGTGATTCGCTGTCTCTGCAGTCGGTCGACGCGGTTCGCGCGATCGTCGACCATACGCCACGTCCCCCGGGCGTGCGGACCTACGTGACCGGGGCGGCACCGCTGTTCGCCGACCAACTTTCGGTGGGCAGCGCGGGGGTCGGCAAGGTCACCGTCATCACCATCGTCGTGATCATGGCCATGCTGCTGTTCATCTACCGCTCGATCTCAGCGGCTGTCGTCACCCTGCTCACGGTCCTCGTGGAGCTCTCGGCGGCACGTGGCATCGTGAGCCTGCTGGCCAGCTCCGGGGTGATCGGACTGTCGACCTTCGCTACGAATCTGCTGACGCTACTGGTGATTGCCGCCGGCACCGACTACGCCATCTTCCTGGTCGGGCGCTACCACGAAGCCCGCCAGCTGGGAGAGGACCGGGAGACCGCTTTCTACACCATGTATCGCAGCACGGCGCATGTGATCCTCGGGTCGGGCCTGACGGTGGTCGGGGCGGTGCTATGTCTGAGTTTCACGCGGCTCCCGTATTTCAAGAGCATGGGTCCGCCGTCGGCGATCGGCGTGGCGGTCGCGTTGATGGCCGCGCTGACGCTGGCGCCCGCCGTGCTGTCGGTGGCATCGCTGTTCGGGCTGCTGGAGCCCAAGCGAGTATTGCGCACCCGGACGTGGCGGCGTATCGGGACTGCGGTGGTCCGATGGCCGGGCCCCATCCTCGTCGTCAGCGTCGGGGTGGCACTGATCGGGCTGCTGGCGTTGCCCGGCTACAAGACCAGTTACGACCAGCGGCGCTACCTGCCGGGTAGCGCGCCCGCGGTGGCCGGATACGCTGCCGCCGAACGGCATTTCTCCCAGGCCCGGCTCAACCCCGAGCTGCTGATGATCGAAACCGACCACGACATGCGCAACCCGGCCGACATGATCCTGTTGGAACGGGTGGCAAGGGCCGTCTTCCACACCCCGGGCATCGCCGAGGTGCAGTCGATCACCCGGCCGCTGGGCACCCCGCTGGATCACACGTCGCTGGGCTTCCAACTCAGTGCGCAAAGCGTCGGTCAGATCGAGAATCTGCCGTTCCAGCAGGCCCGAGCCGCCGACATCCTCAAGCAGGTCGCCGAGATCGACACCTCCATCGACACTCTGAGGCAACAGCTCGCGCTGCAGCAGCAGGCCAATGCCGCCACCGACGAGCAGGCCAAAGCCTTCCATCAGACTGTCGAGATCGCCCAGGAGCTGCGCGACAAGATCGCCAACTTCGATGATTTCTTCCGGCCGCTGCGCAACTACTTCTATTGGGAGCCACACTGTTTCGACATCCCGGCCTGTGCTGCGCTGCGCTCGATCTTCGATGCTCTCGACGGTGTCGATGCACTCACCGACCAGTTGGGCAATGTGACGGCCAGTCTGGACAAACTGACTGCCCTGCAACCGAAGTTGCTCGCGCTGATTCCCACCCAGATCGCCAGCCAGCAGGCCAACCGGGATTTGGCGATGACGAATTACGCCACCAACTCCGGGATCGCCGCCAACAGCGAGGCGAATCTTGCGAATGCTACGGCCATGGGCCAGGCGTTCGATGCGGCAAAGTCCGACGACTCGTTCTATCTTCCACCGGAGGTGTTCAGTAACCCCGAGTTCCAGCGTGGGCTTCGGCTCTTTCTCTCCCCGGACGGCAAGGCCGCCCGTCTGATCATCACCCATGACGGTGATCCCGCCACTCCCGATGGCATCGCTCATATCGCCGCACTACGCGCTGCGGCGAAGGAAGCCGTCAAAGGCACTCCACTGGGGAAGTCCGATATCTACTTGGGTGGGACCGCATCGACGTACAAGGACATCAGCGAAGGCGCGAAGTACGACCTGATGATTGCTGCGATCTCGGCGCTCAGCCTGATCCTGCTCATCATGGTGTTCGTGACGCGCAGTCTGGTCGCCGCCCTCGTGATCGTCGGCACCGTGGCGCTGTCCCTGGGGGCTTCGTTCGGGCTCTCGGTGCTGTTGTGGCAGGACCTGTTGGGGATCCAGCTGTACTGGATCGTGTTGGCACTATCGGTGATTCTGTTGCTCGCGGTGGGGTCGGACTACAACCTGCTTCTGATCTCGAGATTCAGGGAGGAGATCCACGCGGGGTTGAACACCGGCATCATCCGAGCGATGGTGGGCTCGGGCTCTGTCGTCACCTCTGCCGGTCTGGTCTTCGCCGCCACCATGGCCGCGTTCGTGTTCAGCGATCTGCGTGCCATCGGCCAGGTCGGCACGACGATCGCGCTCGGTCTGCTGTTCGACACCCTGATCGTGCGCTCGTTCATGACGCCGTCGATCGCGGCGCTGCTGGGCCGCTGGTTCTGGTGGCCGCAACGGGTGCGCCCGCGCCCCGCCAGCCAGATGCTTCAGCCGTACGGAACACGCTCGTCGGTGCGCCAACTTCTGCTGTGGGATGACGACGACGAGCACAGCGGCGCGAAGTCCGGGACGGTGACCCAGTGA